The Lewinellaceae bacterium DNA window CCCAGCCTATGGTCATAAATGAAAGCCGGAAATTATCGTAGGCCTCATCAAACGAGTAAATGGCATTTTGAGTGCTTAACTGAAATTTTCCCCGGACCAGACTTACGTTCAGTTGAGGATTCAGATCGGAAGATGTTCGTTCCAGGGAAACTTCCCACAGGTAACTCAACCATCGTTTCCAGGCAGGTATTCTCATCACGAAGTATAAGATGCGCGATTGGTCTGGGTTTTCTGAAAAACAGCCTCGGTAATCCGGCTGTCGAGATCGCGGAAAGCCTGATTTTTTGAAGCATGGGCAGCTTCGGCTACTTCCTGCGCTTTAGACAGGTTATAGGTGAGGAAGCCATGCGGGCCACCCCAGGTAAATGGAGGTATGAATTTACGGAAATAGCCATCTCCGAATAAGTTGCAATACGGTCCGGCGACGGTTCCGGTGGTCAGCATGGTTTGGATACCCGTGCGGACGTGATCCCCCATGATGGTGCCGCAATAAGGGCTGCCGGTGGGGATGAATTTGTTTTCAGGATAACTCCAGACCGACACATCATCAAGGGTGTTTTTAAGATTGCTGATGGTGGTTCCGGCTCCCAGGTTGCAATACGATCCGATGACCGAGTTTCCAAGGTATCCGTCATGACCTTTATTGGAATAGGACTGCATCACGGTATGCTTGATCTCTCCGCCTCCGGTACACCCTGGTCCCAGGGTGGTGGGCCCGTAGATTTTGGTGCCCATTTTTAAAACACCCTGTTCACCCAGGCTGAAAGGTCCGCGGATCAGGCACCCTTCCATGACCTGAGCCCCTTTGCAAATATAGATGGGGCCTTGTTCGGCATTCAGGATGGAATGTTTCACCTGGGCGCCTTTCTCGATAAAGATCTGATCTGCCTGGATCAACTGATTGCTGGCGTCGGGC harbors:
- a CDS encoding glucose-1-phosphate thymidylyltransferase — encoded protein: MSRNIILFDDDSWDYLLPLSFTKPVGELRIGILTLKEKWEQLLNGKASYITQDHLAQAYPLNIEDDNYLVNAAYLPSRELIKLVDQLNINEAIMEGEDLIAARFPRSQFDLLIREEPIRELNGFQVSDTPFFKLNRPWHFFQYNAIAMQWDVDLLRKVKTFQSPDASNQLIQADQIFIEKGAQVKHSILNAEQGPIYICKGAQVMEGCLIRGPFSLGEQGVLKMGTKIYGPTTLGPGCTGGGEIKHTVMQSYSNKGHDGYLGNSVIGSYCNLGAGTTISNLKNTLDDVSVWSYPENKFIPTGSPYCGTIMGDHVRTGIQTMLTTGTVAGPYCNLFGDGYFRKFIPPFTWGGPHGFLTYNLSKAQEVAEAAHASKNQAFRDLDSRITEAVFQKTQTNRASYTS